CACGTCAAGGGCGTGGACGCGGTGCGTACCGTCGTCGAGGCGTGCGTCAACCGCGGCATCGAGTACCTGACCGTGTTCGCGTTCAGCTCCGAGAACTGGCGGCGGCCCGAAGAGGAAGTATCGCTGCTGATGCGCCTGTTCATGACCGCGCTGGAGCGCGAAGTGGCGAAGATGCATGCCAATAACATTCGCCTGAAAATCGTCGGCGACCTGTCCCGTTTCGACCAGAAACTGCGCGACATGATCGCCACCGCGGAACGCAAGACGGCCAACAACACCCGCCTCACCGTGACCGTGTGCGCCAACTATGGCGGCCGCTGGGATATCATGCAGGCGATCGGCAAGATGGTGGCCGCGCATCCGGGCGCCACCGATTTCTCCGAAGCGCAGCTCGCCCCGCACCTGGCCATGGCCTATGCGCCGGAGCCGGACCTGTTCATCCGCACCGGCGGCGAGGAACGCATCTCGAATTTCCTGCTGTGGCAGCTGGCTTACACCGAGCTGTATTTCACGGATACGTACTGGCCCGACTTTACCGCCGAGAAGCTCGACGAGGCGATCGCGTCGTACCAGCACCGGGAACGCCGCTTCGGCCGTACCGGCGAACAACTGAAAAAATAACAAACACAATCAAAGCATGCTGAAGACCCGGATCATTACCGCAGTCATCCTGTTCGTCGTGCTGGTGGCCGTGCTGTTCTCCGGCTCGCTGCCGGCGGTGCAGGCGGTCGTTGCCATCGCGTTTGGCGCGGCCACGTGGGAAACCTTCCGGCTGTTCAAGCTGCGCGCGGCGGTCGTCGTGGCCGTGTGCTGGACGGCGGCGTTCGCCTACACCTTCTTCTTCAACCACGGCCTGGAGCAGGCCCGCTTCTGGCTGGCGCTCGGCGTGGCCATCTGGCTGCTGCGCTTCTTCCCGTCGCTGAAAGTCGGCCTGCCGCCGATGGAAGGGTTCGGCAACACGCTGCTGGCGATGGTGTACGCGGCCACGCTGGTGTCGTGCTTCGTGGCGATCCTGCTGCTGTTCCAGCGCTCGGCCCTGTACCTGGTTTCCGTGATGGCGCTCGTGTTCATCGCCGATATCGGCGCCTACTTCTCCGGCAAGAAATTCGGCCGGCGCAAGCTGGCGCCCACGATTTCCCCGGGCAAATCCGTCGAAGGCGCCGTCGGCGGCTGGATCGCCGTGCTGGTCCTGTCGATCGCCACGATCCTCGCCGCCCCGTACCAGCCGTGGCTGCAGGATACCTTCGCCGTGCGCATGCAGGCGAAACTGGGCTGGGGCATTGCCCTGGCCGCGCTCACGGTCATCGTCGGCGCGTCGATCGTCGGCGACCTGTTCGAATCCCAGCTCAAGCGCCGCGCCGGCATGAAGGACAGCAGCAACCTGCTGCCCGGCCACGGCGGGGTGCTCGATCGCATCGACGCGCTGGTGCCAGTGCTGCCCATTGCAGCACTCATCGGCGGCTGGCTGTAAAAGAAACATGCCAGGCCTTACCTCCGGCAAGTTTCAAAGGAAATGAAAATGCAAAGCATCACTATCCTCGGCGCCACCGGCTCCATCGGCGTCTCCACGCTCGACGTCATCGCGCGTCATCCCGACCGTTACACCGTGCATGCGCTGTCGGCGCACAGCCGTGTCGAGGAACTGGCCGCGCAGTGCCGGCAGTTCGAGCCGCGGGTCGCCGTGGTCGGCAACGCGCATGCCGCGGACCAGCTCGCCGCGCTGCTGCGCTCGATGAACCTGAAAACCGAGGTGGCGTGGGGCGAGGACGCGCTGTGCGCTATCGCGTCGGCCCCCGAGGTGGGCGCGGTGATGGCCGCGATCGTCGGCGCCGCCGGCCTGGCGCCCACGCTGGCGGCGGCCCGCGCGGGCAAGAAGGTGCTGCTGGCGAACAAGGAAGCCCTGGTCATGAGCGGCCAGCTGTTCATGGATGCCGTGGAAGCTTCCGGCGCCACGCTGCTGCCGATCGATTCCGAGCACAACGCGATCTTCCAGTGCCTGCCGGCGAATTACCGCCGCGTGCCCGAAGCGGCCGGGGTCACGAAGATCCTGCTGACCGCCTCCGGCGGGCCGTTCCTGAAGCGCGCCGTGGAAACGCTCGACGCCGTCACGCCGGACGAGGCGTGCAAGCATCCGAAGTGGGTGATGGGCCGCAAGATCTCGGTCGATTCCGCCACGATGATGAACAAGGGTCTCGAAGTGATCGAGGCACACTGGCTGTTCGGCGCGCCGGCGGAGAAGATCGAGGTGGTGATCCACCCGCAATCGGTGATCCACTCGATGGTGTCGTATGCCGACGGTTCCGTGCTCGCCGAGCTGGGCAACCCGGACATGCGCACGCCGATCGCCAATGCGCTGGCCTATCCGGAGCGGATCGAGTCGGGCGTCGCCCAGCTCGATCTGACGCAGGTGGGAACGCTGCAGTTCGAAAAGCCCGACTTGAAGCGCTTCCCGTGCCTGGCGCTGGCGTTCGATGCGCTCAAGGCCGGCGGCACGGCGCCCGCGCT
Above is a window of Pseudoduganella dura DNA encoding:
- the uppS gene encoding polyprenyl diphosphate synthase; this encodes MRYTSSTTAVPEVPNVPRHLAIIMDGNGRWATKRFLPRVAGHVKGVDAVRTVVEACVNRGIEYLTVFAFSSENWRRPEEEVSLLMRLFMTALEREVAKMHANNIRLKIVGDLSRFDQKLRDMIATAERKTANNTRLTVTVCANYGGRWDIMQAIGKMVAAHPGATDFSEAQLAPHLAMAYAPEPDLFIRTGGEERISNFLLWQLAYTELYFTDTYWPDFTAEKLDEAIASYQHRERRFGRTGEQLKK
- a CDS encoding phosphatidate cytidylyltransferase, producing the protein MLKTRIITAVILFVVLVAVLFSGSLPAVQAVVAIAFGAATWETFRLFKLRAAVVVAVCWTAAFAYTFFFNHGLEQARFWLALGVAIWLLRFFPSLKVGLPPMEGFGNTLLAMVYAATLVSCFVAILLLFQRSALYLVSVMALVFIADIGAYFSGKKFGRRKLAPTISPGKSVEGAVGGWIAVLVLSIATILAAPYQPWLQDTFAVRMQAKLGWGIALAALTVIVGASIVGDLFESQLKRRAGMKDSSNLLPGHGGVLDRIDALVPVLPIAALIGGWL
- the ispC gene encoding 1-deoxy-D-xylulose-5-phosphate reductoisomerase, whose product is MQSITILGATGSIGVSTLDVIARHPDRYTVHALSAHSRVEELAAQCRQFEPRVAVVGNAHAADQLAALLRSMNLKTEVAWGEDALCAIASAPEVGAVMAAIVGAAGLAPTLAAARAGKKVLLANKEALVMSGQLFMDAVEASGATLLPIDSEHNAIFQCLPANYRRVPEAAGVTKILLTASGGPFLKRAVETLDAVTPDEACKHPKWVMGRKISVDSATMMNKGLEVIEAHWLFGAPAEKIEVVIHPQSVIHSMVSYADGSVLAELGNPDMRTPIANALAYPERIESGVAQLDLTQVGTLQFEKPDLKRFPCLALAFDALKAGGTAPALLNAANEVAVQAFLDGRIGFRQIDRVIAAVMDALPHGRASSIEAVMAQDAAARAAAERIVAAPGQPLKAASA